A stretch of the Bacteroidales bacterium genome encodes the following:
- a CDS encoding T9SS type A sorting domain-containing protein produces MKLFLYFLVNLFFCFILNQQVFSQTKRFVLRVQQPPIEQCITSSINDIVICPIKIFPNPSAGLIKVDFGLRRWNSKVLLQLSSVVGEIVFVAEENPDSSGLTAEYNLSRLPKGLYIMNISSKGISLYKKIVLQ; encoded by the coding sequence ATGAAACTCTTCTTATATTTTTTAGTAAACTTGTTCTTTTGTTTCATTTTAAATCAACAAGTTTTTTCGCAAACAAAACGCTTTGTACTAAGGGTTCAACAACCTCCAATTGAACAGTGTATAACTAGTTCAATTAATGACATAGTAATTTGCCCGATTAAAATATTTCCTAATCCATCTGCTGGTTTAATAAAAGTTGATTTCGGATTGCGAAGGTGGAACTCAAAAGTACTATTACAGTTAAGTTCAGTGGTTGGTGAAATTGTTTTTGTTGCGGAAGAAAATCCAGATTCAAGTGGATTAACAGCAGAATACAACCTATCCAGATTACCAAAGGGATTGTACATTATGAATATTTCAAGCAAAGGTATTTCCCTATATAAGAAGATTGTATTACAATAA